The genomic stretch ACAGAGGCTCAGCCAGTCCTCCTCCGGATGGACTAGCACCGGATGATCCTTTGCCTTCTTAAAATCCAGTACCGGTTCCAAGACCTCATATTCCACTTTTAAAAGGCGCAGGGCATGGTCCACCGCATCTTCCGTCTCACCGGCTACAATGACCGCCGCATCCCCCACAAAGCGCATTCTCTGGTCCAGAATCAGCCTGTCATAGGGACTTGGCTCCGGATAGGACTGACCCGCCATGGTGAATCTCTTCTGAGGGACATCCTTATAGGTCAGGATACAGGCAATTCCAGCCACCTTTTCCGCCTTTTCCTTATGGATCTCCTTGATCAACGCATGAGCATGAGGGCTTCTTAAGACTTTAACGATGAGACAGTCTCCGGGAGCCAGGTCATCGGTATACACAGGCTTTCCGGTCACAAGGGCCATGGCATCCTTCTTTTTCACAGAAGTATTTACCGTACGCATTTTATAATTCATCCCTTTTTTCTCCTCTGCTTAAATATTTCTTTATAGCCCGAAGCTGTCCCATATAGCCGCTGCACCGGCATAAGTTTCCGGCAAGATACTCTTTAATCCCCTCTTCATCAAGGACCTCTTCCATCTCCATTGCCAGCACGTTCATAATAAGCCCAGGGCTGCAGAAACCGCACTGCTCTGCTCCTTCTTCCGCCAGATATGCTCCAAACGCCTTCGCTTCCTTTTCCACGCCTTCTAAGGTCACTACCTCACAGCCATTTGCCCTGGCAGCTAATAATGAGCAGGACAGCCTTGATTTTCCATTTACCAGCACCGTACAAAGCCCGCAGTTTTCTGTTTCACATCCACATTTTACGCTGTAGCAGCCCTTCCTTCTAAGAAGCTGGAATAAGGTGGTATCATCTGCGATTTCCTCATACGTCATTTTTCCATTCAGTGTAAATTCGATCTCCATTTACCGTTCCTCCTGATCCAGCGCTTCTAAAAGCCTTTTTATATATATTTCAGCCAAATGCTTCCGATAAGCCCCGCTTCCCCTCATGTTGGTGCCGTAGGTAAAGCCTTCTGATGCTATTTTCACAAGTTCTTCCTTAAGACAATCCTGGCTGTCATCAAGCACGACCAGCTCCGCCTTTGCCGGCCTTGCTCCGACCGAGACATAGAGCTTTCCAGCCTTTCTGGCCACACAGCAGGCAATCACAGGAAAATCTGTCTTTGATATGCGCTGGGAAGTATAGGCTGCTTTTCTTCCATCCTTTTTTATATGGATGCGGACCAGGATATCCCTGTCACTCTTCATCCGGCAAAATTCTTCCAAAGGAACCAGGCCTCCCTTGTACAGCTCCACATAAGTATCAAGGGCCAGAAGGCAGGTAATGATATCAGAAAATCCAAACCGGCCGAACACGCTTCCTCCTATGGTCGCTCCGTTGCGGAACTGGACTCCGACAATCGAACGGGTGCACTCTTTAAAAACACCGTTAAAGCATGCGTTCAGTCCTTCATGGGTTTCCAGCTGGCGCAGGGTACACATGGTACCGATAGAAAACTCGTCTTCCCTTTCTTCAATCCCATCAAGCCCCAGTCCGGATAAGTCCACCAGAGTCATCCGCACCCGGCTTTGTACCTTCAGCCACATCATGCCTCCGCCTATGACACTGCTCTTCTTCTGATTCAGCGCAAAGGCCTCCTCCAGGTTTTCTGCTTTTACATAATTTTTAAATCGAATCATTAGAACTGTCCTCCTGGCTCCCAAGCTCTCATCGTTGTCTGCTGGCCGTTTTTCCCTTACCTATCAGTAAAATACCACTTTATTTATTAATAACACTTATAAACATTGCATTATATATTAGAAAAACCGAAAAGAGTATATCATACTCCTTCCGGTTTTGACAATGGCTTTCAGGGTTTTTTATTAAATTCGTCAAAATTCGACAATAGATTCTCCTATCAAGGCATAAGCATATTCAGGACTGGCTTCAAGGCACTTGGAAAATCCTTCCACTGTTTCAGAAAAACTGATCCCATGAGCCTTAAGTTTTCCCATATCCATGGTTAGGTTTCTGGGATTGTCCCCGGCCCCAGTTTCATCCGGGATCACAAAGTTCCCTCTGTTCCCGTTTTTATCAAGCATCTGAAAGACTCCGCTTCCTATTTCATAAGCGGAAAGGGTACTTTCACTGCCAAAATTATAAATTCCGCCAGGCAGGTCCATGGCCGGCTCTATATTTTTCACAACCTCCTGTACCCAGGTAATACCGCGGTAATCGGAAACTGAAAGCCTTATGGGGCGGTTCTGCACCATGGATCTTAACAGATTGGTAAGTAAGTTTGAATTGCTTTTAAGGCCTCTGACCGGGAAATCATACATCCAAGAAAGTCGAAGACAGATTCCCCCAGGCAAAATCTCCAGAATCTCATCTTCCGCCTGCTTTTTATGGGCTCCGTAAACATTGATAAGAGGGACATCATCCGTTTCTTTATTCGGTCCTTTTTGTCTGCTGCCCCCATAAATCTGATCCGAGCTCATAAAGAGCAGCCTGCTGCCATTTTCCCTGCATGCTTTAGCTATGTTAACGGACCCCCTTAAGTTCACCGCCTCAGAAAGCAACCGGTTCTCCTCACATACC from Lacrimispora sphenoides JCM 1415 encodes the following:
- a CDS encoding (2Fe-2S)-binding protein yields the protein MEIEFTLNGKMTYEEIADDTTLFQLLRRKGCYSVKCGCETENCGLCTVLVNGKSRLSCSLLAARANGCEVVTLEGVEKEAKAFGAYLAEEGAEQCGFCSPGLIMNVLAMEMEEVLDEEGIKEYLAGNLCRCSGYMGQLRAIKKYLSRGEKRDEL
- a CDS encoding SDR family oxidoreductase, encoding MKEKIMITGSGGFLGGRIAAYYERDYDVIRVGHRNLDITDEEAVGEYIKDHKPGVVIHCAAISDTRVCEENRLLSEAVNLRGSVNIAKACRENGSRLLFMSSDQIYGGSRQKGPNKETDDVPLINVYGAHKKQAEDEILEILPGGICLRLSWMYDFPVRGLKSNSNLLTNLLRSMVQNRPIRLSVSDYRGITWVQEVVKNIEPAMDLPGGIYNFGSESTLSAYEIGSGVFQMLDKNGNRGNFVIPDETGAGDNPRNLTMDMGKLKAHGISFSETVEGFSKCLEASPEYAYALIGESIVEF
- a CDS encoding FAD binding domain-containing protein encodes the protein MIRFKNYVKAENLEEAFALNQKKSSVIGGGMMWLKVQSRVRMTLVDLSGLGLDGIEEREDEFSIGTMCTLRQLETHEGLNACFNGVFKECTRSIVGVQFRNGATIGGSVFGRFGFSDIITCLLALDTYVELYKGGLVPLEEFCRMKSDRDILVRIHIKKDGRKAAYTSQRISKTDFPVIACCVARKAGKLYVSVGARPAKAELVVLDDSQDCLKEELVKIASEGFTYGTNMRGSGAYRKHLAEIYIKRLLEALDQEER